In Hermetia illucens chromosome 1, iHerIll2.2.curated.20191125, whole genome shotgun sequence, one genomic interval encodes:
- the LOC119661214 gene encoding uncharacterized protein LOC119661214 isoform X1 — protein sequence MLKSVETRQNLTVSLILIILAGAVFGEEDAESSRRLPNANGFFGVNNWRNGLFGYPGWFGFSNSTGIGSMPGFPGMTGFPGMPSFSGMPGFLRFHGSANYPNQPLYSECNVLLNTPGTCMPPSECASVSGMPSGFCSKKTLCCAVSLQCGGSSSAKKIVIQGSVSIPSQTPCTYTVNRFSSHVCQLRVDFSTNMPQPTVIPPASVPGTMPYCGTSYLSIGEMRFCGINTNQHIYLPFGQKTISETISVLIGSNNNANWRVIVTQLECPPDTTEEFKQLTHTSPGQILDINKLIHKQHFDTDLIAPNGCLQYFPNRTGVFESFNYNAGAGPYLPGMKYAICFDRPATFSNIQFSAERFNMSRADPSYIDVPMTDAECIDERGDTLVHHNDHFLIPYSTILQTGDSATRYCGDILEGQNLIANPPGPLEVLVNIGTLYYPLNFGPRPQRAFRVSYSIQ from the exons ATGTTGAAATCAGTTGAAACCAGGCAAAACCTTACGGTTTCGTTGATACTTATTATATTAGCGGGCGCTGTTTTTGGTGAGGAAGATGCAGAATCTTCGCGACGTTTGCCTAATGCCAACGGTTTTTTCGGTGTTAACAATTGGAGGAACGGTTTATTTGGATATCCCGGCTGGTTCGGTTTTTCTAATTCCACTGGAATTGGTAGCATGCCCGGTTTCCCTGGCATGACCGGTTTCCCTGGCATGCCCAGTTTCTCTGGCATGCCTGGTTTCCTCCGTTTTCATGGTTCTGCTAACTATCCAAATCAGCCCCTTTATTCGGAGTGTAATGTACTGCTTAATACACCGGGAACGTGTATGCCACCATCTGAATGTGCCAGTGTTTCAGGAATGCCATCAGGATTTTGTTCGAAGAAAACTCTCTGTTGTGCTG TTTCTTTACAGTGCGGGGGGTCTTCTAGTGCTAAGAAGATAGTTATTCAAGGATCTGTCTCTATACCGAGCCAAACACCTTGTACCTACACAGTGAACAGATTCAGTTCACATGTGTGCCAATTAAGGGTCGATTTCAGCACTAACATGCCGCAACCTACAGTGATACCACCAGCAAGTGTTCCAGGAACTATGCCATATTGTGGAACCAGCTACTTATCCATCGGCGAAATGCGCTTTTGCGGAATAAACACCAATCAACACA TATATCTACCTTTTGGACAAAAGACGATATCAGAAACAATATCAGTTCTGATAGGTTCAAATAATAATGCGAATTGGAGAGTAATAGTCACCCAACTGGAATGTCCTCCTGACACTACCGAAGAGTTTAAACAATTAACTCACACTTCTCCGGGTCAAATTCTTGATATAAACAAGCTCATACACAAACAACACTTCGATACAGACCTCATTGCGCCCAACGGCTGCTTACAATATTTCCCGAATAGGACTGGCGTTTTCGAGTCCTTTAATTACAATGCAGGAGCCGGCCCTTATCTCCCGGGCATGAAGTACGCCATTTGCTTTGACAGACCAGCAACATTTTCGAATATTCA attttcagCTGAAAGATTTAACATGAGCCGCGCTGATCCTAGCTACATAGATGTACCAATGACGGATGCAGAATGTATTGATGAAAGAGGCGATACACTTGTTCATCATAACGATCATTTCTTGATTCCTTATTCGACAATCTTACAAACGGGTGACTCAGCTACTCGCTATTGTGGAGATATATTGGAAGGACAAAATTTGATTG CTAATCCTCCAGGACCACTGGAAGTTTTGGTAAACATCGGAACATTGTACTATCCGCTGAATTTTGGACCCAGACCTCAGAGAGCTTTCAGAGTATCCTATAGTATACAGTGA